In a genomic window of [Empedobacter] haloabium:
- a CDS encoding outer membrane protein transport protein translates to MTPKYLTLIIAAALSAASVSAHASGYRFGSQSVSSQGTAEANGAEAADASTVFANPAGMARLDGRQLMGGVTAVVPHSTFNDNGSTRFTGTPTGGLTSQDDFVPKAVAAPSLYYTQKVNDQWSAGMGVFVPYGTNLSYDWNWSGRYALTNIKLVSVTLNPSVSFKPNEHHAFGFGLNAEFMKAKLGQGVDVPGSVAAARATGSSAALLRAIVAAGGNPAVLASVNDAHASVDGKDWGFGWNVGYMYMPTENTRFGIAYRSSIKHELKGGADWDFSGVTADQKVNAVLQSVSHHVDSDALVELRTPETLSINGFHQFNDKWAGMFDVTWTKNSRMQNINIQFPGTESGDEVIRQQWKNTVRVALGANYKLNDAVTLRGGIAHDDAPVRNETLRHAALPDADRLQLSFGANWKVSPNSSIDLAYSYLDFKEARGSYANNCRPGLTACTGNGETVRGTWNTHLQLVGLAYNYKF, encoded by the coding sequence GTGACCCCAAAATACCTGACCCTGATCATCGCCGCGGCGCTGTCCGCCGCGTCCGTCTCCGCCCACGCTTCCGGCTACCGTTTCGGTTCCCAGAGCGTGTCGTCGCAAGGTACCGCCGAAGCCAATGGCGCCGAAGCCGCCGACGCTTCCACCGTGTTCGCCAACCCGGCCGGCATGGCACGCCTGGACGGCCGCCAGCTGATGGGCGGCGTGACCGCCGTCGTGCCGCATTCGACCTTCAACGACAACGGCTCGACCCGCTTCACGGGCACGCCGACCGGCGGCCTGACGTCGCAGGACGATTTCGTGCCGAAGGCGGTGGCGGCACCGTCGCTGTACTACACGCAGAAGGTGAACGACCAGTGGAGCGCCGGCATGGGCGTGTTCGTCCCGTACGGCACCAACCTGAGCTATGACTGGAACTGGTCCGGCCGCTACGCGCTGACCAATATCAAGCTGGTGTCGGTCACGCTCAATCCTTCGGTCTCGTTCAAGCCGAACGAACACCACGCCTTCGGTTTCGGCCTGAACGCAGAGTTCATGAAGGCCAAGCTGGGCCAGGGCGTGGACGTGCCAGGTTCGGTCGCGGCTGCCCGGGCAACGGGTTCGAGCGCGGCGCTGCTGCGCGCGATCGTGGCCGCCGGCGGCAACCCGGCCGTGCTGGCATCGGTGAATGACGCGCACGCCAGCGTGGACGGCAAGGACTGGGGCTTCGGCTGGAACGTCGGCTACATGTACATGCCGACCGAGAACACCCGCTTCGGTATCGCCTACCGTTCGTCCATCAAGCACGAGCTGAAAGGCGGCGCGGATTGGGACTTTTCCGGCGTGACGGCCGACCAGAAGGTCAACGCCGTGCTGCAGTCGGTCTCGCACCACGTGGATTCGGATGCCCTGGTCGAACTGCGTACGCCCGAGACGCTGTCCATCAACGGCTTCCACCAGTTCAACGACAAGTGGGCGGGCATGTTCGACGTGACCTGGACCAAGAACTCGCGCATGCAGAACATCAACATCCAGTTCCCGGGCACGGAATCGGGTGACGAGGTGATCCGCCAGCAGTGGAAGAACACCGTGCGCGTGGCGCTCGGCGCGAATTACAAGCTGAACGACGCGGTCACGCTGCGTGGCGGTATCGCCCACGACGACGCGCCGGTGCGCAACGAAACGCTGCGCCACGCCGCGCTGCCGGATGCCGACCGCCTGCAACTGTCGTTCGGCGCCAACTGGAAGGTTTCGCCGAATTCCTCGATCGACCTGGCCTACAGCTACCTGGACTTCAAGGAAGCCCGCGGCAGCTACGCCAACAACTGCCGTCCCGGCCTGACGGCCTGCACGGGCAACGGCGAGACCGTACGCGGCACGTGGAACACCCACCTGCAACTGGTCGGCCTGGCCTACAACTACAAGTTCTGA
- a CDS encoding NAD(P)H-hydrate dehydratase, which translates to MSKPMHAATDGGTDITARTLRDWPLPQPSFDGDKEVRGHVLIVGGAREMPGAVMLAATAALRAGAGKLTVATAASVAPLVGMAIPEARVIGLAETANGGFTLEAARKLGELAGKAGALLVGPGMQDEAATAELVHALLPRFAGTAIVLDACAMAAVRMAGEAHLLDEPKDMAHFRFAEPVLLTPHAGELAHLTDQDKDDLAAAPEAAALAAARRWNAVVALKGATTVIAAPGGQHWRHEGGNIGLAISGSGDALAGIIVGLAARGASLEQAAAWGVALHASAGEQLSIKYGVLGYLAREISAEVPGLLRTLAPA; encoded by the coding sequence ATGAGCAAACCGATGCATGCCGCCACTGACGGCGGCACCGATATCACCGCGCGCACCCTGCGCGACTGGCCTTTGCCGCAGCCTTCGTTCGACGGCGACAAGGAAGTGCGCGGCCACGTGCTGATCGTGGGCGGCGCGCGCGAGATGCCCGGCGCCGTCATGCTGGCCGCCACGGCCGCGCTGCGCGCCGGCGCGGGCAAGCTGACCGTCGCCACCGCCGCCAGCGTGGCCCCGCTGGTCGGCATGGCGATTCCCGAGGCACGCGTGATCGGCCTGGCCGAGACCGCGAACGGCGGCTTCACGCTGGAAGCGGCCCGCAAGCTGGGCGAACTGGCCGGCAAGGCGGGCGCGCTGCTGGTCGGCCCCGGCATGCAGGACGAAGCGGCGACTGCCGAACTGGTGCATGCCCTGCTGCCCCGCTTTGCCGGCACCGCCATCGTGCTCGACGCCTGCGCGATGGCCGCCGTGCGCATGGCCGGCGAGGCGCACCTGCTGGACGAGCCGAAGGACATGGCGCACTTCCGCTTCGCCGAACCCGTGCTGCTGACGCCGCACGCAGGGGAACTGGCGCATCTGACCGACCAGGACAAGGACGACCTGGCGGCCGCCCCGGAGGCTGCGGCGCTGGCGGCGGCGCGGCGCTGGAACGCCGTCGTGGCGCTGAAAGGCGCAACGACCGTCATCGCGGCGCCAGGCGGGCAGCACTGGCGCCACGAGGGCGGCAATATCGGCCTGGCGATCTCCGGCTCGGGCGACGCGCTGGCCGGCATCATCGTCGGGCTGGCGGCACGCGGCGCCAGCCTGGAGCAGGCCGCGGCCTGGGGCGTGGCGCTGCACGCGTCCGCCGGCGAGCAGCTGTCCATCAAGTATGGTGTGCTGGGCTACCTGGCGCGCGAGATTTCGGCCGAGGTGCCGGGCCTGCTGCGTACGCTGGCACCGGCCTGA
- a CDS encoding histidine phosphatase family protein: protein MEQKWPQQIWVVRHGQSAGNVAREAAEAASQFLIDIAERDMDVPLSELGSRQAEALADWFCAMAPEQRPNVVLFSPYVRARETAMTVVNKLDREQLLTVVADERLREKEFGIIDRLTPLGIADKYPELHEQRRHVGKFYFRPPGGESWCDVILRLRSVLDTITREYRGERVLIVGHQVIVNCLRYLLERMDERKILETDRAGDVPNCGVTAYAFDPAAGKRGKLVLQMANFVAPLTQTGVPVTAGKDQPAAPKS, encoded by the coding sequence ATGGAACAGAAATGGCCCCAACAAATCTGGGTAGTGCGGCACGGCCAGAGCGCCGGCAACGTGGCGCGTGAGGCGGCGGAAGCCGCTTCTCAGTTTCTCATCGACATCGCCGAACGCGACATGGACGTCCCGCTGTCCGAGCTCGGCAGCCGCCAGGCCGAGGCGCTGGCGGACTGGTTCTGCGCGATGGCGCCGGAGCAGCGCCCCAACGTCGTGCTGTTCTCGCCTTACGTGCGGGCACGCGAAACAGCCATGACGGTGGTCAACAAGCTCGACCGTGAGCAGTTGCTGACGGTCGTCGCCGACGAGCGCCTGCGCGAGAAGGAATTCGGCATCATCGACCGCCTGACACCGCTGGGCATCGCCGACAAATACCCCGAGTTGCACGAGCAGCGCCGCCACGTGGGCAAGTTCTATTTCCGCCCGCCAGGGGGCGAGAGCTGGTGCGACGTCATCCTGCGCCTGCGCAGCGTGCTCGACACCATCACCCGCGAATACCGCGGCGAACGCGTGCTGATCGTCGGCCACCAGGTCATCGTCAACTGCCTGCGCTACCTGCTGGAACGGATGGACGAGCGGAAGATCCTGGAAACCGACCGGGCCGGCGACGTGCCCAACTGCGGCGTCACCGCCTATGCCTTCGACCCCGCTGCCGGCAAGCGCGGCAAGCTGGTGCTGCAAATGGCCAACTTCGTTGCACCGCTGACGCAGACCGGCGTACCGGTCACGGCCGGCAAGGACCAGCCCGCCGCGCCCAAATCATAA
- a CDS encoding L-cystine transporter, translating to MNPTLAIVLNLAVALAVLAFLYRQQKQHATFTVRVFTALGLGVLLGAALQGLYGAASPVLKTTGDYLDIVGSGYVKLLQMIVMPLIMVSIVAAILKLRNASSLGKISALTIGTLMITTVIAAALGILMAKLFGLTAVGLTASEAEVARGAYLQGKLADAQALSLPGMILSFLPANPFLDMTGGRKTSTIAVVIFSVFVGIAAHGIADKKPELFVSFDHFVKVAHAIVMRIVTIVLRLTPYGVFALMTQVVATSSYADIMNLLGFVAASYSALLLMFGVHLAIVAGTGLNPLRFAKKILPVLTFAFTSRSSAGAIPMNVQTQTRRLGTPEGIANFAASFGATIGQNGCAGIYPAMLAVMIAPTVGIDPYTAAFLVPLLAVVMIGSVGVAGVGGGATFAALIVLSTMNLPVALAGLLISIEPLIDMGRTALNVSGSITAGTVTSRVMGETDLAVFEADDDGDVDADAKAA from the coding sequence ATGAATCCCACCCTTGCCATCGTCCTCAACCTTGCCGTCGCCCTCGCCGTTCTGGCCTTCCTGTACCGCCAGCAGAAGCAGCACGCCACCTTCACGGTGCGCGTGTTCACGGCGCTCGGCCTGGGCGTGCTGCTGGGCGCGGCGCTGCAGGGCCTGTACGGCGCCGCCAGTCCCGTGCTCAAGACGACCGGCGACTACCTCGACATCGTCGGCAGCGGCTACGTCAAGCTGCTGCAGATGATCGTGATGCCGCTGATCATGGTGTCGATCGTGGCGGCCATCCTGAAGCTGCGCAACGCCAGTTCGCTGGGCAAGATCAGCGCGCTGACGATCGGCACCTTGATGATCACGACCGTCATCGCCGCCGCGCTGGGCATCCTGATGGCCAAGCTGTTCGGGCTGACGGCCGTCGGGCTGACGGCCAGCGAGGCCGAGGTGGCGCGCGGCGCCTACCTGCAGGGCAAGCTGGCGGACGCCCAGGCGCTGTCGCTGCCCGGCATGATCCTGTCGTTCCTGCCGGCCAATCCGTTCCTCGACATGACGGGCGGACGCAAGACCTCCACCATCGCGGTCGTCATCTTTTCCGTCTTCGTCGGCATCGCCGCCCACGGCATCGCCGACAAGAAACCCGAGCTGTTCGTCTCGTTCGACCACTTCGTCAAGGTGGCGCACGCGATCGTCATGCGCATCGTCACCATCGTGCTGCGCCTGACGCCGTATGGCGTCTTCGCGCTGATGACGCAGGTCGTGGCCACCTCCAGCTACGCCGACATCATGAACCTGCTGGGCTTCGTGGCGGCCTCGTACAGCGCGCTGCTGCTGATGTTCGGCGTGCACCTGGCGATCGTCGCCGGCACCGGCCTGAACCCGCTGCGCTTCGCGAAGAAGATCCTGCCGGTGCTGACGTTCGCGTTCACCTCGCGCAGCAGCGCCGGCGCCATCCCGATGAACGTACAGACGCAGACCCGGCGCCTGGGCACGCCGGAAGGCATCGCCAACTTCGCCGCCTCGTTCGGCGCCACCATCGGCCAGAACGGCTGCGCCGGCATCTATCCCGCCATGCTGGCCGTGATGATCGCGCCCACCGTCGGCATCGACCCGTACACGGCCGCGTTCCTGGTACCGCTGCTGGCGGTCGTCATGATCGGCTCGGTCGGCGTGGCCGGCGTGGGCGGCGGCGCCACGTTCGCGGCGCTGATCGTGCTGTCGACGATGAACCTGCCGGTCGCGCTGGCCGGCCTCCTGATCTCGATCGAGCCGCTGATCGACATGGGCCGCACGGCCCTGAACGTGTCCGGTTCGATCACGGCGGGCACGGTCACCAGCCGGGTCATGGGCGAGACGGACCTGGCCGTGTTCGAGGCCGATGACGATGGGGACGTGGACGCCGACGCCAAGGCGGCTTGA
- a CDS encoding DUF4214 domain-containing protein, protein MTVKISGPIFFGSMIDEEQIGTDGNDIFVGGFGVDGAGDAGNDTIRAGAGDDLLFAAEGADLLDGGSGIDEADYSGVASGVTVSLASGSAFDGAATDTLAGIENVSGSAFGDALTGDAGFNILTGNGGDDTLDGGAGFDMVSYRNAAGGVSVNLALGTSGGADGADWLFNFEGVQGSRFGDLLTGDAGGNLLDGQAGNDTLTGGAGNDTLAGGSGDDTAVFSGLLSEYTIATGSDGRVTVTDLRSGRDGTDMLFGISHLKFADQTLNLTQVDREVASLGTATAGASVANLLDGSYVVAYTATDGSGDGIWFRKFGVDGVAIDGAAAAINGATAGAQRAPALAGLYDGGWVAVYQSATANGWDIVLQRFNADGSRAGAEQVLGSADDQVQPAVAVTPDRGFVVTWHGKAADGTQDVFAQKFDGAGQAMGSAFTVNTTVAGDQSGAAVAEQENGYLLAWQSVNGSSNGVMVQSFRWDGERAGTELKLASTGVVGNVEAASLYSPGAGAVNGAVVSWIQDDGNAATPDDTVMFQRFNADGNAVGAAVAVASAGFQQAQSVTGLADGSFLVAWDSLASDGTSTVMARHYLASGAPAGAAFQVSQSPVQGRATVTGLVETAGGNVAVSWTVKAADGSARVHQQVIGYDGGAEFVAAASTGTAPAAPSLELAQTDDAVSSGRGDSGSGETLLVSGTADAGALITLYDAGVVVGTATADGNGRWSKQLADVDPGNHAFTATATDALGQVSPASLPVSVTVAADDSSAVTPVPVPPPAPAPAPAPAPAPAPAPAPAPAPAPAPAPAPAPAPAPAPAPAPAPAPAPAPAPSNPSSGNLPTVPDKLPNGGNSGDRVTLSLGASAAYDGGAGLDTAAVAARHEKFTLAKTGDTWQVTDTTTGKVSALTNVERLAFADVTVALDTNGVAGQAYRLYQAAFDRAPDLPGLGHWIGKLDQGATLVSVAQAFLASPEFTRLMGTTAPTDEAFVTAMYRNVLHRTPDAEGKQFWLDKLKAGVSREVVLTGFSESAENQAAVADDTAAGIAYVPDVTTSAGTAGNDRVTLSTAAPVKFDGGSGRDTAVIGAEHASFALKKSGSGWDMVDAATGSVSTLTNVERLAFADVTVALDVDGVAGQAFRLYQAAFDRAPDLAGLGLYIGKLDQGASLASVARAFIASPEFTTLMGSAAPSDEAFVAAMYHNVLHRDPDAAGLQYWLGKLHDGMAREVVLTGFSESAENQAALVGVTAQGIEYIPFG, encoded by the coding sequence ATGACGGTCAAGATCAGCGGTCCCATCTTCTTTGGCAGCATGATCGACGAGGAACAGATCGGCACGGACGGCAACGACATCTTCGTTGGCGGATTCGGTGTCGATGGCGCCGGCGATGCCGGCAACGACACCATTCGCGCCGGCGCTGGCGACGACCTGCTCTTCGCTGCCGAAGGGGCCGATCTGCTCGACGGCGGCAGCGGCATCGACGAAGCCGACTATTCCGGCGTCGCCAGTGGGGTCACGGTCAGCCTGGCGAGCGGCAGCGCCTTCGACGGCGCTGCCACGGATACGCTGGCCGGCATCGAAAACGTCAGCGGCTCCGCGTTCGGCGACGCGCTGACGGGCGACGCCGGCTTTAATATCCTGACCGGCAACGGCGGCGACGACACACTGGACGGCGGCGCCGGCTTCGACATGGTTTCCTACCGCAACGCGGCGGGCGGCGTCAGCGTCAACCTGGCGCTGGGCACGTCCGGCGGTGCCGATGGCGCCGACTGGCTGTTCAACTTCGAAGGCGTGCAGGGTTCGCGCTTCGGTGACCTGCTGACGGGCGACGCCGGCGGTAACCTGCTCGACGGCCAGGCCGGCAACGACACGCTGACCGGCGGCGCGGGCAACGACACCCTGGCCGGCGGCAGCGGCGACGACACGGCCGTGTTCAGCGGCCTGCTGTCGGAGTACACGATCGCGACGGGCAGCGACGGCCGCGTCACCGTGACCGACCTGCGCAGCGGCCGCGACGGCACCGACATGCTGTTCGGTATCAGCCATCTGAAATTCGCCGACCAGACCCTGAACCTGACCCAGGTCGACCGCGAAGTGGCGTCGCTGGGCACGGCCACGGCGGGCGCCAGCGTCGCCAACCTGCTGGACGGCTCCTACGTGGTGGCCTACACGGCGACGGACGGCAGCGGCGACGGCATCTGGTTCCGCAAATTCGGCGTCGACGGCGTGGCCATCGACGGCGCCGCCGCGGCCATCAACGGCGCGACGGCGGGCGCACAGCGCGCTCCCGCGCTGGCCGGCCTGTACGACGGCGGCTGGGTGGCCGTCTACCAGAGCGCGACGGCCAACGGCTGGGACATCGTGCTGCAGCGCTTCAATGCCGACGGCAGCCGCGCCGGCGCCGAGCAGGTGCTGGGCAGTGCCGACGACCAGGTCCAGCCGGCGGTGGCGGTGACACCGGACCGCGGCTTCGTGGTCACGTGGCACGGCAAGGCGGCGGACGGCACGCAGGACGTGTTCGCGCAAAAATTCGACGGTGCCGGCCAGGCGATGGGCAGCGCGTTCACGGTCAACACGACCGTGGCGGGCGACCAGTCCGGCGCGGCGGTGGCGGAGCAGGAAAACGGTTATCTGCTGGCATGGCAGTCCGTCAACGGCAGCAGCAATGGCGTGATGGTGCAGTCGTTCCGCTGGGATGGCGAACGCGCCGGCACCGAACTGAAACTGGCAAGCACCGGCGTGGTGGGCAACGTCGAGGCGGCGTCCCTGTACAGCCCGGGCGCCGGTGCCGTCAACGGTGCCGTGGTCAGCTGGATCCAGGACGACGGCAACGCCGCGACGCCGGACGACACCGTGATGTTCCAGCGCTTCAATGCGGACGGCAACGCCGTCGGCGCCGCCGTGGCGGTCGCCAGCGCGGGCTTCCAGCAGGCCCAGTCCGTCACGGGCCTGGCCGACGGCAGCTTCCTGGTTGCCTGGGACAGCCTGGCCAGCGACGGCACCTCCACCGTCATGGCGCGCCATTACCTGGCCAGCGGCGCGCCCGCCGGCGCGGCGTTCCAGGTCAGCCAGAGCCCCGTGCAGGGTCGCGCCACGGTGACCGGCCTGGTCGAGACGGCCGGCGGCAACGTGGCAGTGAGCTGGACCGTCAAGGCGGCCGACGGCAGCGCGCGCGTCCATCAACAAGTGATCGGCTACGACGGCGGCGCCGAATTCGTCGCTGCCGCCAGCACGGGCACGGCGCCGGCCGCGCCCAGCCTGGAACTGGCGCAGACCGACGACGCCGTGAGCAGCGGCCGCGGCGACAGCGGGAGCGGCGAGACCTTGCTGGTCAGCGGCACGGCCGATGCCGGTGCCCTGATCACGCTGTATGACGCCGGTGTCGTGGTGGGCACGGCCACGGCGGACGGCAACGGCCGCTGGTCGAAGCAACTGGCCGATGTCGATCCCGGCAATCACGCTTTCACGGCCACGGCGACCGATGCGCTGGGGCAGGTCAGTCCCGCCAGCCTGCCGGTCTCGGTAACGGTCGCTGCCGATGACAGCAGTGCCGTCACCCCGGTACCGGTGCCGCCGCCCGCACCGGCACCTGCGCCGGCACCTGCGCCGGCACCAGCACCAGCACCAGCACCGGCACCTGCGCCGGCACCGGCACCGGCACCTGCACCAGCACCGGCACCGGCACCAGCACCAGCACCAGCACCAGCACCAGCACCAGCGCCGGCGCCGGCGCCAAGCAACCCCAGCAGCGGCAACCTGCCGACCGTGCCGGACAAGCTGCCCAACGGTGGCAACAGCGGCGATCGCGTCACGCTGTCGCTGGGCGCATCGGCCGCCTACGATGGTGGCGCCGGCCTCGACACGGCCGCGGTCGCCGCCCGGCACGAGAAGTTCACGCTGGCCAAGACAGGCGACACGTGGCAAGTGACGGACACCACCACCGGCAAGGTCAGCGCGCTGACGAATGTGGAGCGGCTGGCGTTTGCCGACGTGACGGTGGCGCTGGATACGAACGGCGTGGCCGGGCAGGCCTACCGCCTGTACCAGGCCGCGTTCGACCGCGCGCCGGACCTGCCGGGCCTGGGCCATTGGATCGGCAAGCTGGACCAGGGCGCAACGCTGGTCAGCGTCGCCCAGGCCTTCCTGGCGTCGCCGGAGTTCACCCGCCTGATGGGCACGACCGCGCCGACGGACGAGGCGTTCGTGACGGCGATGTACCGCAACGTGCTGCATCGCACGCCGGATGCGGAAGGCAAGCAGTTCTGGCTGGACAAGCTGAAGGCCGGGGTGTCGCGCGAGGTGGTGCTGACGGGCTTCTCGGAATCGGCCGAGAACCAGGCGGCTGTCGCGGACGACACGGCCGCTGGCATCGCCTACGTGCCGGACGTGACCACCAGCGCGGGCACGGCCGGCAACGACCGGGTCACGCTGTCGACTGCGGCACCCGTCAAGTTCGACGGCGGCAGCGGCCGTGACACGGCCGTGATCGGTGCCGAGCATGCCAGCTTCGCGCTGAAGAAGTCGGGCAGCGGCTGGGACATGGTGGACGCCGCGACCGGCAGCGTCAGCACGCTGACGAACGTGGAGCGACTGGCGTTCGCCGACGTGACGGTGGCGCTCGACGTCGACGGTGTCGCGGGACAGGCGTTCCGCCTGTACCAGGCGGCCTTCGACCGGGCGCCGGACCTGGCTGGCCTGGGCCTGTACATCGGCAAGCTCGACCAGGGAGCCTCCCTGGCCAGCGTGGCACGGGCCTTCATCGCCTCGCCGGAGTTCACCACGCTGATGGGCAGCGCCGCGCCAAGCGACGAGGCCTTCGTCGCCGCGATGTACCACAACGTGCTGCACCGCGACCCGGATGCGGCCGGCCTGCAGTACTGGCTCGGCAAGCTGCATGACGGCATGGCCCGCGAAGTGGTGCTGACGGGCTTCTCGGAATCGGCCGAGAACCAGGCCGCGCTGGTCGGCGTCACCGCGCAAGGCATCGAGTACATCCCGTTCGGGTGA
- a CDS encoding DUF6622 family protein, whose product MQHAISQIVSHTPLYVWAILAFLVNRGVAASRERTTTVRAVAIVALVMAGLALQEIGRRFGLTPASASTWLAGAAVGAAIAWQLGAQAIVAVDRAAGTVTQRGSWLPLVSMLGVFCGRYALAVVAAMAPAWQDHALFAMTAGMALGLLNGLLLGRVLRCLQACRLALR is encoded by the coding sequence ATGCAACATGCCATCAGCCAGATCGTCAGCCACACTCCGCTCTACGTCTGGGCCATCCTGGCCTTCCTGGTGAACCGCGGCGTCGCCGCCAGCCGCGAGCGCACCACGACCGTGCGCGCGGTCGCCATCGTTGCGCTCGTGATGGCGGGCCTGGCGCTGCAGGAGATCGGGCGCCGCTTCGGCCTGACGCCGGCATCGGCCAGCACCTGGCTGGCGGGCGCGGCGGTTGGTGCGGCGATCGCCTGGCAGTTGGGCGCACAGGCCATCGTCGCCGTCGACCGGGCGGCCGGCACGGTCACGCAGCGCGGCAGCTGGCTGCCGCTGGTGTCGATGCTGGGGGTGTTCTGCGGCCGCTATGCGCTGGCCGTCGTGGCCGCCATGGCGCCGGCCTGGCAAGACCACGCGCTGTTCGCGATGACGGCCGGCATGGCGCTGGGCCTGTTGAATGGCTTGCTGCTGGGACGGGTGCTGCGCTGCCTGCAGGCATGCCGACTGGCGCTGCGGTGA
- a CDS encoding (2Fe-2S)-binding protein has translation MPTLNINGTDTALDVPDDMPILWALRDVAGLTGTKFGCGVALCGACTVHLDGQPVRSCVTPVSAAAGKKIVTIEAVGQDPVGARVQDAWRQIDVVQCGYCQSGQIMAATALLRATPKPSDADIDNAMSGNICRCGTYGRIRAAIKIAAAK, from the coding sequence ATGCCTACCCTGAACATCAACGGCACCGATACCGCGCTGGACGTGCCGGACGACATGCCCATCCTGTGGGCACTGCGCGACGTGGCCGGCCTGACCGGCACCAAGTTCGGCTGCGGCGTCGCCCTGTGCGGCGCCTGCACCGTGCACCTGGACGGCCAGCCGGTCCGCTCCTGCGTCACGCCCGTCTCGGCCGCCGCCGGCAAGAAGATCGTCACTATCGAGGCCGTCGGCCAGGACCCCGTCGGCGCCAGGGTGCAGGACGCCTGGCGCCAGATCGACGTGGTGCAGTGCGGCTACTGCCAGTCGGGCCAGATCATGGCCGCCACCGCGCTGCTGCGCGCCACGCCGAAGCCGAGCGATGCGGACATCGACAACGCCATGTCGGGCAATATCTGCCGCTGCGGCACCTACGGGCGCATCCGCGCCGCCATCAAGATCGCGGCCGCGAAATAA